In one window of Deinococcus aquiradiocola DNA:
- a CDS encoding TrmB family transcriptional regulator: protein MSAVIHLQALGLTEYEARAYTALLALGRAVPARVARQAGIPRPKIYETLERLEGRGLAARVGQSPLEYAPLSAREYLARSRRAFDDRLGALDRDLSRLAPDPAPEAVYHLHGEAALRSMCEDLTLNARRTLFMAGEPDLAETLEKLTPRGVRVVTTPLANLPAIAMDGERAFLLARDGEAAVIAHFVTPPAPPLPGAEVVVPHARDAHGVHTHNPVIVHLIEGYVELAARQDRSAEEPVHA from the coding sequence GGCGCTGGGCCGCGCCGTTCCGGCCCGCGTGGCGCGGCAGGCGGGCATTCCCCGCCCCAAGATCTACGAGACGCTGGAGCGCCTGGAGGGGCGCGGCCTGGCGGCGCGGGTGGGGCAGAGCCCGCTGGAGTACGCGCCGCTGTCGGCCCGCGAGTACCTCGCGCGGTCCCGCCGCGCCTTCGACGACCGGCTCGGCGCGCTCGACCGTGACCTGTCGCGCCTCGCACCGGACCCCGCGCCGGAAGCCGTGTACCACCTGCACGGTGAGGCCGCGCTGCGCAGCATGTGCGAGGACCTCACCCTGAACGCCCGGCGCACGCTCTTCATGGCGGGCGAACCGGACCTCGCCGAGACGCTCGAAAAGCTCACGCCGCGCGGTGTGCGGGTCGTCACGACGCCGCTCGCGAACCTGCCCGCCATCGCCATGGACGGCGAGCGCGCCTTCCTGCTCGCGCGGGACGGCGAGGCGGCCGTGATCGCGCACTTCGTGACGCCGCCCGCCCCGCCGCTGCCGGGCGCGGAGGTCGTGGTGCCGCACGCCCGCGACGCGCACGGCGTGCACACGCACAACCCGGTCATCGTGCACCTGATCGAAGGGTACGTGGAACTCGCGGCGCGGCAGGACCGCTCGGCGGAAGAGCCCGTCCACGCCTGA